Proteins co-encoded in one Medicago truncatula cultivar Jemalong A17 chromosome 8, MtrunA17r5.0-ANR, whole genome shotgun sequence genomic window:
- the LOC120577333 gene encoding soluble starch synthase 3, chloroplastic/amyloplastic, with protein sequence MANLKFGLEAHLIAGLIVMVHCHLREENGTHVKTSVKVPLDAYMMDFVFSESENGGVFDNKFGMDYHIPVFGSIVKEPPLHIIHIAVEMAPIAKVGGLGDVVTSLSRAVQDLNHNVDIILPKYDCLNLSNVKDFQFHKSYFWSGTEIKVWHGKVEGLSVYFLEPQNGYKLSILISFLQT encoded by the exons ATGGCAAACCTGAAGTTTGGTTTAGAGGCTCATTTAATCGCTGGTCTCATCGTAATGGTCCATTGCCACCTCAGAGAAGAGAATGGCACACACGTCAAAACATCAG TTAAAGTTCCACTGGATGCATACATGATGGACTTTGTATTCTCTGAGAGTGAAAACGGTGGAGTTTTTGATAACAAATTTGGAATGGATTACCACATACCTGTTTTTGGAAGCATTGTGAAGGAACCTCCTTTGCATATCATTCATATTGCTGTTGAAATGGCCCCAATTGCAAAG GTTGGAGGCCTTGGTGATGTTGTTACTAGTCTATCCCGAGCAGTTCAAGATTTAAATCACAATGTGGATATCATCCTTCCAAAGTATGACTGCTTGAACCTTAGCAAT GTAAAGGactttcaatttcacaaaagCTATTTCTGGAGTGGGACTGAAATAAAAGTATGGCACGGAAAGGTCGAAGGCCTCTCTGTCTACTTCTTGGAGCCTCAGAATGGGTATAAGCTCTCGATCTTGATCTCTTTCttacaaacttaa